The Naumovozyma dairenensis CBS 421 chromosome 1, complete genome genomic interval TAAGtattaaagatgaatttatGAATTATCTAcgaatattttatatatctCATTCTTTTTAGcttaaattttctttttgacATATGTATTTTAACCAAAACATTTTCCTCTATTATAATCAACTGCTGGTATGATTCTTAGCACAGCTCTTTGACatcaaattaaagaaagCAAATTCTATAGAATGTGCAATGATAGTTACCCATTATCAAAAAAAGACACAAATTCATGAAATAACGTATATAGGTTCTATGTAAGATCAAAATTGACTAGCttcaatatttattatttcgaCGTATGTACTATGGATATGTTATTGAATAAAGTAATGCCCTGAGTTATAGTTATGTGCGTTCACTATTAAACCTGAACCTATCTGGGTTAATGGTCGAAAGCGCCCGGAGGGGAACCTAGGGGATTATCAAAATCCTTCAGACCaaatgaagaggaagacGTCGTTGACTGAACGATACCCACTTCGGGCGTCAAATAACCGCTTAAATTTATAACATACATTGACATCATGAAGACTAACCCATGAAGTCCTAAACAGTAGAACAAAAAGGCCGCTCTTGTAGTTTTATTCTGTAATATAACTCTTGCGAGCGATAGGAATAATTTCTCTAAGACCGacaatttatttttcttatagTGTTCTAATTCTTTGTTCTTGAAATTGGCTAATGGATGTAATGATTCTTCATAAACTGTTGAATATTGTGCTTCAGTATCTAACATATCTGAATTATCAAGTAGTGCCTTGCCTTGATTATCAGTATTTGCAAAACTTGAAAGATATCTGATACGTTCATATAATTTCGTATTTTgagatttcaatttattgatatcaGCTAATAGTTTGgtcttttcattattaccTAATCTCAATTGTTTCTCTAAGTCCATATTTCTGGTGCGGAATCTATCTCTTTGTTTGGTTATGATTGGCAAAATTGTAGAATTGTTTGTCGAGGCAGAAAACTCTCTATCTTCTGGTATACCTACAATTGAACTAGTTGGTGATAATTTACCAGTTCGGTTGTTCATTTGTCGCGTAACACCTGATATCATACTAGCAGTGTCATTAAAATTTTGGCTTATATCGTCTACACTTTCTAGatctaattctaatttggCATTTTGAGCTTCTACTTCTTGAACTCTGGATTTAAGCTTCATTAATTGAGAATTCAAATCcttattcatatttttaaaattcaTATTCTCAACACGTAATTCAGCCAAGTTGGATTGTAATTTCTTGTTGGCTGAGAGTAATGAAGTGTCTAACTTCTTACCTTCGACATTATTCACAATGACTacatcatcgtcatcttcatcagtATCATCAGCACCAAATTcgattttcttcaaagcaGAAAGTTCCTCTTTAATCTTATTATAATCCGAGTAATTATTTAACTTTCTTCTAACGGTCTCTAACTCAGATTTAACGGAAATGGATTCATTTTTAACTTCTTTGATTTGATCTTGcaattcatctttaattttgCTTAATTCacttctttctctttcaaaaGAAGCACTTAACAAGACGTTTTCACTTTCAAGTTgatttatcttcaattctttCGCATGTAAATGGgcttctttttcttcttcgcTTGTGGCCTTAGTCAATTTTGTATTCAAAGTGacatttctttcttctaattgCATGATTCTTGATTGGGCGgattctaattcttgaaCAAGGAGATTGAACTCTGTGCTACTTTTTGGGGTAGttgtattattagtattgtTAAAATTACCTTGGTTATCTCCTGTTGATTCAACAGCTTCTTCTCCATAATTGGCCAATTTCGTTGACAACACCTTATTTGTCATTTGTAAAGAATTGAGttgtttatttaattcattttctctatctttccaatttctcTCCTTCTCTTCCCATGTAGAATTTAATTCTTGTTCCTTTGCAGTAATTCTCTTGGACAACGTGACCGCAGAATTTTGTTCTAAATCCAAAAGTCTTGATTTCATAGTATCATAATCAGCATATTTGGCCAATGAGTCTTCTAAATGGgcaattttttcctttaaagCTTTAGAATCTTCAATCTTCGATAATTTATCTATTgaattttgtaataaagGTTTAGGATCAGGAGCCTCCGATAGTCTTGAGTAAACTTCGATGACGATATCTTCAGAGAATTTTGATCTTTGCGTCAAATTATCTACCTCATGTTGATAATGTTTAATTATCTTATTAAGTTGAGCTAATTTCTCATCATCTTGTAGtttcttaaattttttaGTCTCTGTTGCCAGGAATTTCCTTGATTCTAATGAACTagtttctttctctttcacTTCAAGAACCTTAGAATCTAACGATTCTTGCAACTTGGTCAAATCTGCTTCTGACCATAATTCAAAGGCATGACTGTAAACGGAAGTATCCATGGCTCTCGGAGGATTCACTAGTGtttcttgaatatcttAGCTATGGGTCTCTGATAGttacaatacaatatatCGGTTCTTGTCTTTCTCATCTTCTAGGTAATCTAATATGATCTAATAAAATGTTGACGTTTCAATAGATCTGTGGACTAGGGTTGGATTTAAAGCATACAGGGCCTTACACTGACCgaaaatttgtttatttctCCGTATTTCATACTTTTAATAAGAACCTTCCAAGCAAGAATTTGAAGTATAATATTCTgctatgaaaaataaataaataatttatatgAAAAGAGACATAACTGGAGCTGAGAGGGTTTGCTGCTGTGAGCCAATCTTTagagaaaaaatttaatttaatagTTTGAATGTTGTTAAAATTACACTgaaatagaaaaatatattgaaaaaatactgcttattataaaaatgatatacTGTCcatgattatttttcttctctttttttctttttaattttatttggaTGGTGAGTCCTTTTTGTTGTACTCATAGTCTTCTTCAAACTCCCTTATATCTAGAGTTTCTCCACTAATTATGGTACTATGTTGCTTAGAACTATTATACTCCGTCAATGAACTTGGAGAATATGAAGGAAAGTTATCTAAGTCGTTTTTACGGCCATACGATATTCTTGAAAACCCATCTAAAGATAAAGATGcatcatcataatcatcctcatcttcatcatacTTCCCTGTTAAAAAGGGCAGATAATTATTTCTACCAATTTctacattattatcatcatcttgtaaattttcttccaaatCAAAGAATGCACTGTCATTACTATacttatttttctttttattcttatttcttttattttgcTTCTCTCTTTCTCCTGGTAAAGTATAATCAACATAGAAATGACCTTCTGATGTTGGACTTGAAGCCGATGGGAAAGCCTCTGTGTCACTAAAGCAATTTTTCCCACCATATTCATCCGAGGAACTCAAAGTTTGAAATTCTGTTCCCTTTGACATTTTACCTAATAATTTACCAACACGGTTCTCTCTATTCTTCTTTATGAATCCTTGTATGGTATCCACTATGAAACCCAACCTTATTGTTCTTAAGAATCTGGCATACATATTTAATGCGTCAGTCCCCAAACCAAAAATCACGAACACCAAATATGACATTAAAACGTATAACCAAATGTTATAAACAGGTTTACCGGGatcaaatttaattatGACATTCCAAAGAGTGCTAGAGTGTGTATCTTTAAAACTATAGTGTCCACTAACTTGCTCTAAATCTTGaacaaatgaatataatgaaaaaggGAACATAAccaaaacaataataaaacaaaaaatcaGTAGTCTTGCAAATCTTGTTAAATTCAATCCAGAATTGGtacaatataaaatatctttaacatctttccttttcttaAAGAAAACTGCTAAAACCAACAATGCGTAAACTGTGGCAATTAAAGACCAAATTAACATCCACATTGTATATAAGACAGTAGTCATCCACGTAGGTGACAGTAAATTTTGACACCCATTATATCTAGCAATCCCATATCTGAAAACTTGTAGAAGATACGATAATCCCATCACCACCACAGGTGTCCCTAAACtaatcaataaatctttCCAAATTCTCGTCCATGAATTTAAATCAGGCAATACCACATCAGCCTTTAAGATGGAATGTAAATTATATACAATATTTGTAATGGCGCATGAGATACCAACATTGGCACCAACTTGTAATTTGATGACAATGTCACACCACCCTTCACCATTCCATCTCGTTACAAAATCTGTCCCACTCCATATGGATGCATTCACTAtacatattatattcattaacaaTAACCAtgttattaaaattattgcAGGTATATTTCTGGTATGTGAGTGCCATGCTAATGGTGGGATTAGACTTAGAACTGCTAATGAACAAAGTCCAATTATACTCGATTGAAAAGACATTTATTTTGCTTTGAAGTTTCTTTTCAAGGTTTTTGATAgtatttttgtaaatcttctttattttattattgttagcTTAGTGTCATGAAATAACCTCTcgagaaaaaaaatctttACTCAACTTATATAAAAAGCAGATAGTAAAAAAGTGACTACATCACCCTTGTAACATAATGGAACTGGGACAGTTTCAAGGCAATACAAATGCAACAGAACGGTGCACTTATTGTTCTTTGAGAGGTTCATTCATCTCAATagaaaaattttgataatttatttccTAATTAGTGTCGCAATAAGAACCTGAAAAAACTGTACGTTAAGACAGCGCAGTGGCAAAATAGAGGTTTTTCCACCCAAACGAGGAGACTTTGTCAACAACCAAGCAAGAATAAAGACAAGTTCCACGATATGCTCAACTCCTATGGTTCAGAACaaatgaacaaaaaaaagttcGATACCTCTAACTCGATGAGCTCCATCAAGAGCCGATAGTCAATTCATTACTGAGAGAGGATATCAGATTATGAAGAGgttaagaaatatttggtATTGAGGAAGTTGCCACGGACTGCCAAACTATATGGTTTTGGCAATCAATACAGTATAGCATAATTAGGACAGGTAAGCTGCTTTCGAATAATCTCCTGCCATGCAATAATCATAATGAGGAAAATGCTGAATCGCCACAAGGCTAATATTGTATGTTGTTACAATTTATTTGCCCTTTCGCGAAGAATTCGTCGAGAAAGGCACATCGTGAAAATACACTACGAAACTTAATATCGCTCAAGAAAATTGTATTGCTCTTAAAGACTTAtttgttaatgaatttggTATAGATGAAGTTAACTTCCCCTGCAATGTACATATTGGAACTTTCAATGATGTAGCTTCTGCCAGCGTTATTAGATTGATTAATAACTGGTACGCCTTATATGATAATGGTCTCTTAGGCATGGTTGTTATTCACAGTTCCATAATATATCTATTGAACAAACCTACCGTTTGTCTACgttttttaattttttcttaattttgATTAGCTTGGAAACTTATCTGTATGACGGGAACTGCTGGTAAAAACCTAATGTAAGAAGGGTCGGTTTTTATTGGCGTCGGCAATTCTTTAACCAAAAACATTACAGGAAATGGGGTGTTCTAAATATGGTTTTGTTTTATCCGTTCCGCTGCTTGATGTAGTCAAGAAATGCGATTACTTTGAGAATTCAGAAAATATGATCGAGAGGGTTAACGACGCTGTTACTTTATCTCTAAGCCATGATGAAAATTCCAAAGTTGTACTCGTTTGTAGAGAGAAGAAAACGGCAGAATACTTAGGCtccattttctttctgATACTTTTGGGCTCGTGAGTATAATCGCCTATCAGCTCTCACAGACGGAGCCTTTTTAGGTAAATTCCTACCAATATATTCCTTCCTGGAATTGAAATCTTTGTTTTGGTCATAACCTACAATAAAATCAAGATAATCGAAACCTATAGCATCCAATAAATAGTCAATCCTACCGCCATGTTGAACAACGAAAGCGTACCTCCCGTATCTGCTACTACCAACTCTTCTTAGAGCAACAATCCTCTCATCAAATGACGACTCTGACACAATGGACCATAACTCGGGTAATGTTAGCGTACTTCTCTTTgtagaaaagaaagagatgATATCTAACTTACGATTGAGTAATGTTTCCCACATTATGTTGTATGTGCTGGTCATCTGTCCGTCATGTTTGAACACTCTTTCTGGGTAGTGTAACCTTCGGAAACCAATCATTGCGGTATAGAATTTGGACAATTTAGCTTCCactaattttttcatacTTACCTTATTTGTGGCAAATTGTATCAAAACCCTGTGTAACCCACCATCTAAAATATTCCTCTTCACTCCATCAAACGATCCACCTGGTAAAACCGATTTATACAACAGCAACACTTCAAGACCGACTTTGCGGATACTAATTTGACTATCTTTCCAGCAAACACAACCTTCCACTTTTTCACCAAGGCATTTGTAGCAAGTTTGAGCTGCACTTTTCAAGGGAGAATCAAAGTAGCTTTCTCCTACCCCATAAAAATGTAAGTATTTGATAGCCTCTTGTGGAAGTCCcgaaaaatcaaaaacatTAGTACAATTTCCAAACAAACTTTGTAGTATATCTTTTGTTGTAttcattcttcttcttttggGTGCCAGTTGCAACTCCCCTCCTCTTGGTACTTGCGGATGCAAAGTGTTAATGGTTAGTTCAATATTCGCTGGTTCGATGGTATTGGCCATGGTTGGTTCCACTTCAATGGTTTCAATTCCTCCATCATTCTCCTCATTGGTAGTCATTTCCACATTTAAGGTGTAGTCAGccatatttttcagttcTTGGGTAATATTAACATCATTACCACAACATAATTGATGGCCGATATTGTCTAGACCAtaaaatttggaaactTGGTCGGTGATGCACTTCTGGGGATCAACTTGTTGCTTGTCATCTTCACATACACTTCTCCTGGTCCAATACGTATAACACAACCCACCTTGACGTAATCTCCCAGCAGtttgaatatattctcCAACAGAAGGCAAATAATCAACAATAAGTACCATTTTCACCTCAGGTATGTCAATACCTTCTGAGACCAATTTTGTGCCAATCAGAATTCGTTTTGAAGAATCCTGAATGAAGTCCTGAGTTTTTTTAACTTTAACTTCGGTAGGCAAATCCCCATGGACCCAAATTGAATCACAAAAAGTAACGGCACCTAATAACTCTACGGTTGATTTCTCCCTGCAAACGATAATTACTTTAGTATCGTCAGCATAGGTTAGAAATTTGGTAACAACATATTTAACCTTTTGAACAATAGCATCGTGGTCatcaaaataatcaaaagTTTTGACGACATTAACCAACGGAACTGAGGTGACATAATTATAATAGAAAACCCCAGACCCAGTAATGTTCGTAGTTAAAGAATCACCAACGCCAATGAAGCGCAACCCTTCTTTCATTAGGTTTTTACCTGCTGTTCCCGTCATACAAATTAGTTTCcaagataatgaaaaatttatatcaGGGATAGATTTAAACGTGGAGCCACGGTAGGATTGTTCAGTGACAAGATTATGAAACTCGTCAATTACAACCATACCTAAGAGAATATTCTGATATAATGTGTACCAGTTATTCATCATGGTGATAAAATTATCTGATGCCAGGTCGTTGAAAGTACCGACATACACATTACACCTGAAATCCCCTTCGGCAACAGCAGGACCATTAGCAAATAAACTCTTAACAGCACCACAAGTTAAACCACCAGTAGACAATCTCAACCTCATATTGGTTTCGAGAGCAACATATGGAACAAAAACAAAGGATATGACATAGCTATGTTGTTGAGCAACAGCAACCAAAGGGAGTTGAATTAAGGCAGTTTTACCATATTCTGGAAGAGCTTGGATGGGAAATAGATGGGTTTCAGAAGAGTATATTTCCATAGCACAATCAGATTGACCTTCACGGAACTTGAAATCTTTACCGTACACCTTCTCCCCACTACGATACAGATCTCTAAGCGATCTAGTTAAAGGAAAACCTCTTTTCTGACCGTTGATTAAACCTTCCGCTCCTACCGACACATCCTTTCCATAACCAAAACCTAACCATGAATGCCAAGCAGCTATAACCTTAATAGCGAACATAATCTCAGCAGTAGTCATACCAACGGCAGCCCTTGGGTGGTCAATACTTTATACAGATGTTCCCATAGCAGCAGAATGTCCTGAATTAAAAACCAAGGTTGACGCAATTTGTAGGGGATTTGAATTCTATTTAGATCATTCCAGTACTTGAATGAGTTTTGCTCTGATAGAGGATAATTTTTAGGAATGATTTTTCACTAAATTGAATtacaaatgaattgaatatcaGTTAAAAAAACGTTTCACGGTTTTCAGGAACAGCGGGCTTTTCCGTATTATTTTAGCTCGAAAACAAACTTAAGTATCAAAACAAACCTTTTGTATAGTAATTAAGTTaaattaatataaaaaacttttatggaaaataaaaactatgtatgtatatgtaAGTGTAGAAATAGTGGTAAAAACATGAATATCCATTGAATGTGTATCAAATATAACCAATAGGAGGAGAGTAACGAGGGGAAAAACTCTCACAACAAAAACATTTGAGTGACTGCAGTTAAAGCAGTGATACCGTAATACCACAATCCATCCATCTTACCGAACATGGAAATACCATTTGACTTGGAAGTAGTTGATGGAGCAGTAGCAGAGATAGTCATCAAAGTTGTTGAATAAGTTTCATTTGAAGTGAAGTTAGATAATAAACTATTAACGTCAGCTACAGTCAGATTAGCATCGAAAGATGTAGAATTAGAGATGAAAGTGACAGTGTTACCATTTGAATCGAATATCACACCACCTTTCATTGTGTTTGCAGTGTCTCTTGGAATGTAGCCATTAGCTTGAATACCAGTTCCTAAATCTTCAATACCTTGGAAAGTATGGAAAGTGGAGTAAAGATTGTTTCTTTCAGTACCATTCataatttcaaagatatcAAATTCACCACAACCACTTGACCAACATGAACAGTTAGCATTCGTTGGATATTGAGAAGTTCTTGGGATATGATCATTCAATAACCAAATAGCGGGCATAtcataatattcaaaagtGGAACTGTTTGATTGAGTTTCAGTTGGCATTTgga includes:
- the COY1 gene encoding CCAAT displacement transcription factor COY1 (similar to Saccharomyces cerevisiae COY1 (YKL179C); ancestral locus Anc_1.162), with translation MDTSVYSHAFELWSEADLTKLQESLDSKVLEVKEKETSSLESRKFLATETKKFKKLQDDEKLAQLNKIIKHYQHEVDNLTQRSKFSEDIVIEVYSRLSEAPDPKPLLQNSIDKLSKIEDSKALKEKIAHLEDSLAKYADYDTMKSRLLDLEQNSAVTLSKRITAKEQELNSTWEEKERNWKDRENELNKQLNSLQMTNKVLSTKLANYGEEAVESTGDNQGNFNNTNNTTTPKSSTEFNLLVQELESAQSRIMQLEERNVTLNTKLTKATSEEEKEAHLHAKELKINQLESENVLLSASFERERSELSKIKDELQDQIKEVKNESISVKSELETVRRKLNNYSDYNKIKEELSALKKIEFGADDTDEDDDDVVIVNNVEGKKLDTSLLSANKKLQSNLAELRVENMNFKNMNKDLNSQLMKLKSRVQEVEAQNAKLELDLESVDDISQNFNDTASMISGVTRQMNNRTGKLSPTSSIVGIPEDREFSASTNNSTILPIITKQRDRFRTRNMDLEKQLRLGNNEKTKLLADINKLKSQNTKLYERIRYLSSFANTDNQGKALLDNSDMLDTEAQYSTVYEESLHPLANFKNKELEHYKKNKLSVLEKLFLSLARVILQNKTTRAAFLFYCLGLHGLVFMMSMYVINLSGYLTPEVGIVQSTTSSSSFGLKDFDNPLGSPPGAFDH
- the STE3 gene encoding Ste3p (similar to Saccharomyces cerevisiae STE3 (YKL178C); ancestral locus Anc_1.167); the encoded protein is MSFQSSIIGLCSLAVLSLIPPLAWHSHTRNIPAIILITWLLLMNIICIVNASIWSGTDFVTRWNGEGWCDIVIKLQVGANVGISCAITNIVYNLHSILKADVVLPDLNSWTRIWKDLLISLGTPVVVMGLSYLLQVFRYGIARYNGCQNLLSPTWMTTVLYTMWMLIWSLIATVYALLVLAVFFKKRKDVKDILYCTNSGLNLTRFARLLIFCFIIVLVMFPFSLYSFVQDLEQVSGHYSFKDTHSSTLWNVIIKFDPGKPVYNIWLYVLMSYLVFVIFGLGTDALNMYARFLRTIRLGFIVDTIQGFIKKNRENRVGKLLGKMSKGTEFQTLSSSDEYGGKNCFSDTEAFPSASSPTSEGHFYVDYTLPGEREKQNKRNKNKKKNKYSNDSAFFDLEENLQDDDNNVEIGRNNYLPFLTGKYDEDEDDYDDASLSLDGFSRISYGRKNDLDNFPSYSPSSLTEYNSSKQHSTIISGETLDIREFEEDYEYNKKDSPSK
- the NDAI0A00850 gene encoding uncharacterized protein, with amino-acid sequence MTTAEIMFAIKVIAAWHSWLGFGYGKDVSVGAEGLINGQKRGFPLTRSLRDLYRSGEKVYGKDFKFREGQSDCAMEIYSSETHLFPIQALPEYGKTALIQLPLVAVAQQHSYVISFVFVPYVALETNMRLRLSTGGLTCGAVKSLFANGPAVAEGDFRCNVYVGTFNDLASDNFITMMNNWYTLYQNILLGMVVIDEFHNLVTEQSYRGSTFKSIPDINFSLSWKLICMTGTAGKNLMKEGLRFIGVGDSLTTNITGSGVFYYNYVTSVPLVNVVKTFDYFDDHDAIVQKVKYVVTKFLTYADDTKVIIVCREKSTVELLGAVTFCDSIWVHGDLPTEVKVKKTQDFIQDSSKRILIGTKLVSEGIDIPEVKMVLIVDYLPSVGEYIQTAGRLRQGGLCYTYWTRRSVCEDDKQQVDPQKCITDQVSKFYGLDNIGHQLCCGNDVNITQELKNMADYTLNVEMTTNEENDGGIETIEVEPTMANTIEPANIELTINTLHPQVPRGGELQLAPKRRRMNTTKDILQSLFGNCTNVFDFSGLPQEAIKYLHFYGVGESYFDSPLKSAAQTCYKCLGEKVEGCVCWKDSQISIRKVGLEVLLLYKSVLPGGSFDGVKRNILDGGLHRVLIQFATNKVSMKKLVEAKLSKFYTAMIGFRRLHYPERVFKHDGQMTSTYNIMWETLLNRKLDIISFFSTKRSTLTLPELWSIVSESSFDERIVALRRVGSSRYGRYAFVVQHGGRIDYLLDAIGFDYLDFIVGYDQNKDFNSRKEYIGRNLPKKAPSVRADRRLYSRAQKYQKENGA